A single Streptomyces mirabilis DNA region contains:
- a CDS encoding copper chaperone PCu(A)C, with product MSRPGAPSRRLAGCAALTATALALAGCGSNDSSSDNAGKPELKITGAYMPAPVMDTMAAGFFTVTNSGGADTLASVTSGLASDVTLHSTKGGAMEEQKSFAVPADGSLDFASGGNHLMFEKLTHKPLEGEKVSVTLHFTKAGAVKVSMPVKSATYNPKTGR from the coding sequence GTGAGCCGACCCGGAGCCCCTTCGAGGCGTCTCGCGGGATGCGCGGCGCTGACGGCCACGGCGCTGGCGCTGGCGGGCTGCGGCTCCAACGACTCCTCCTCGGACAACGCGGGCAAGCCCGAGCTGAAGATCACCGGCGCCTACATGCCCGCCCCCGTCATGGACACCATGGCGGCCGGCTTCTTCACCGTCACCAACTCCGGCGGCGCCGACACCCTGGCCTCCGTCACCAGCGGCCTCGCCTCCGACGTCACGCTGCACTCCACCAAGGGCGGCGCGATGGAGGAACAGAAGTCGTTCGCCGTGCCCGCCGACGGGTCACTCGACTTCGCGAGCGGCGGCAACCACCTCATGTTCGAAAAGCTCACCCACAAGCCTCTGGAGGGCGAGAAGGTGTCGGTGACGCTGCACTTCACCAAGGCGGGCGCGGTGAAGGTCTCCATGCCGGTGAAATCCGCGACGTACAACCCGAAGACCGGGCGCTGA
- a CDS encoding SCO family protein encodes MRKKTYAAAALFAAAALTLSACGSGDDSNKPIADVSAEAGTGKAATVLDKAFEKPDLVLTDTNGKKYDFRAETKGVPTLIYFGYTHCPDVCPTTMSNLAVAKKQLPKAEQDKLKVVFVTTDPARDTPATLGKWLKGIDPAFVGLTGDFPTIQAGARTLGISIEPTAKDKNGKLVSVHGTQVIAFSPKTDGGYVIYGEDATVDDYTKDLPKLIKGENP; translated from the coding sequence ATGCGCAAGAAGACGTATGCCGCGGCCGCCCTGTTCGCCGCCGCCGCACTGACCCTTTCCGCCTGCGGCAGCGGCGACGACAGCAACAAGCCCATCGCCGACGTGTCCGCCGAGGCCGGCACGGGCAAGGCAGCCACGGTCCTCGACAAGGCGTTCGAGAAGCCCGACCTGGTCCTCACCGACACGAACGGCAAGAAGTACGACTTCCGGGCCGAGACCAAGGGCGTCCCGACGCTGATCTACTTCGGCTACACCCACTGCCCCGACGTCTGCCCGACGACGATGAGCAACCTCGCCGTCGCCAAGAAGCAGCTGCCCAAGGCCGAACAGGACAAGCTCAAGGTCGTGTTCGTCACCACCGACCCGGCCCGCGACACCCCCGCCACGCTCGGCAAGTGGCTCAAGGGGATCGACCCCGCCTTCGTCGGCCTCACCGGCGACTTCCCCACCATCCAGGCGGGCGCCCGTACCCTGGGCATCTCCATCGAGCCGACGGCGAAGGACAAGAACGGCAAGCTCGTCTCCGTGCACGGCACCCAGGTCATCGCGTTCTCGCCGAAGACCGACGGGGGCTATGTGATCTACGGCGAGGACGCCACCGTCGACGACTACACCAAGGACCTCCCCAAGCTCATCAAGGGAGAGAATCCGTGA
- a CDS encoding YcnI family protein, producing the protein MKASRIAAAGAVAASAVLAVSAPAFAHVSVQPEGEAAKGGYAVVDFKVPNERDDASTNKVEVNFPTDHPLASVMPQPLDGWSVKVTKSKLAKPLTMHGEKISEAVTKVTWTATGKGIEPGFFQKFPLSVGALPEDTDELVFKAIQTYDNKEVVRWIEPQKEGQEEPENPAPVLTLSDASTDGHHGSSGTAKDASDTSTAAPASSSSTSASSSDSSDTTARVLGVVGIVVGVAGVAYGVLAGRRRTEA; encoded by the coding sequence ATGAAGGCTTCCCGTATCGCCGCCGCCGGTGCCGTCGCCGCCTCGGCCGTCCTCGCCGTCTCCGCCCCCGCCTTCGCGCACGTCAGCGTGCAGCCGGAGGGCGAGGCCGCCAAGGGTGGTTACGCCGTCGTCGACTTCAAGGTCCCCAACGAGCGCGACGACGCCTCGACCAACAAGGTCGAGGTGAACTTCCCGACCGACCACCCGCTCGCCTCCGTCATGCCGCAGCCCCTCGACGGCTGGTCCGTGAAGGTCACCAAGAGCAAGCTGGCCAAGCCGCTCACGATGCACGGCGAGAAGATCTCCGAGGCCGTCACCAAGGTCACCTGGACCGCCACCGGCAAGGGCATCGAGCCGGGCTTCTTCCAGAAGTTCCCGCTCTCCGTCGGCGCGCTCCCCGAGGACACCGACGAGCTCGTCTTCAAGGCGATCCAGACGTACGACAACAAGGAGGTCGTGCGCTGGATCGAGCCGCAGAAGGAGGGCCAGGAGGAGCCCGAGAACCCGGCTCCGGTGCTCACGCTCTCCGACGCGTCCACGGACGGCCACCACGGGTCCTCCGGCACTGCCAAGGACGCCTCCGACACCTCCACGGCGGCCCCCGCCTCGTCCTCGTCCACCTCTGCCTCCTCCTCCGACAGCAGTGACACCACCGCGCGCGTCCTCGGTGTCGTCGGCATCGTCGTCGGCGTGGCGGGCGTGGCGTACGGCGTTCTGGCCGGCCGTCGGCGCACCGAGGCCTGA
- a CDS encoding ATP-binding protein — translation MSIWWSLHLRREAASVPLARRLLLGTMETAGVDPDVSYDLSVALSEACANAVEHGGDAAPGTASEAYRVTAYLDGEKCRIEVSDSGPGFAPGRARPALRPVRTDAEHGRGLCLIRELADHVQIGNEPGRGGAVVSFDKILKWKKDAPLMAV, via the coding sequence ATGAGCATCTGGTGGTCACTCCATTTGCGGCGTGAGGCTGCGAGCGTTCCGCTCGCCAGACGTCTGCTGCTCGGCACGATGGAGACGGCGGGCGTCGATCCGGACGTCTCGTACGACCTCTCCGTGGCCCTCAGCGAGGCCTGCGCCAACGCCGTGGAGCACGGCGGCGACGCCGCTCCCGGTACCGCGTCCGAGGCCTATCGGGTCACCGCCTACCTCGACGGTGAGAAGTGCCGCATCGAGGTCTCCGACTCCGGCCCGGGCTTCGCCCCGGGCCGTGCGCGTCCCGCGCTCCGCCCGGTCCGCACCGATGCCGAGCACGGCCGGGGGCTGTGCCTGATCCGGGAACTCGCCGATCACGTCCAGATCGGCAACGAACCGGGACGGGGAGGCGCGGTGGTCAGTTTCGACAAGATCCTCAAGTGGAAGAAGGACGCGCCGCTGATGGCGGTTTAG
- a CDS encoding sensor histidine kinase produces MIANWQRHVRSSPRAQDTTSALLLFAVSFPGSLYVATGSPAPAAPWWTAALLSCVSCTALLFHRDHPRTALALATAAAVTSAASGRLLTVLSLGPLMVALYSFALRTDHNALRRSYAFGVAALLMTTEIIAGPADRPLDLKTVGPAAWVLMPTALGSAVRLRRAYLDAVREHAERTREEEARRRVAEERLRIARELHDVTAQHLALANAQAGTLAHLLRGQPDRVHKILAELATTTSAALRELKATVGLLRHEDTEGTSSPTAPGLARLADLTASFRCAGLDATVNTEGEPRQLTPAADLTAFRIVQEALTNVTKHAATKTARVRLAYSHDRLTLTVTDDGGTVRSAPPTPPVPGGGFGLVGMRERAQSVGGRLRAGPRPGGGFEVRAELPLSETALAIRPCPGTRACPADRP; encoded by the coding sequence ATGATCGCCAACTGGCAGCGACATGTACGAAGCAGTCCCCGCGCCCAGGACACGACATCGGCCCTGCTGCTGTTCGCCGTCTCCTTCCCCGGCAGCCTGTACGTCGCCACCGGCTCCCCCGCACCGGCCGCTCCGTGGTGGACCGCCGCGCTCCTGTCCTGTGTCTCCTGCACCGCCCTGCTGTTCCACCGCGACCACCCGCGCACCGCCCTGGCCCTGGCCACCGCCGCCGCCGTGACCTCGGCCGCGTCGGGCCGGCTGCTCACCGTGCTGTCGCTGGGCCCGCTCATGGTGGCGCTCTACTCGTTCGCGCTCCGTACCGACCACAACGCCCTGCGCAGGAGCTATGCCTTCGGTGTCGCCGCGCTCCTGATGACCACGGAGATCATCGCCGGGCCCGCCGACCGCCCGTTGGACCTCAAGACGGTCGGCCCCGCCGCCTGGGTGCTGATGCCGACCGCTCTGGGCAGCGCGGTCCGGCTCCGGCGCGCCTACCTCGACGCGGTCCGGGAGCACGCCGAGCGCACCCGTGAGGAGGAGGCCCGGCGCCGGGTCGCCGAGGAGCGGCTGCGCATCGCCCGCGAGCTGCACGACGTCACCGCCCAGCACCTCGCCCTGGCCAACGCCCAGGCCGGCACCCTCGCCCACCTCCTGCGCGGCCAGCCCGACCGGGTGCACAAAATCCTCGCCGAGCTCGCCACCACCACCTCCGCGGCACTGCGCGAACTCAAGGCCACCGTCGGCCTGCTGCGGCACGAGGACACCGAGGGCACGTCCTCACCGACCGCTCCCGGACTCGCCCGCCTGGCCGACCTGACCGCCTCCTTCCGGTGCGCCGGTCTCGACGCCACCGTCAACACCGAGGGGGAACCCCGGCAGCTCACCCCGGCGGCGGATCTCACCGCGTTCCGGATCGTGCAGGAAGCGCTCACCAACGTCACCAAACACGCAGCCACCAAAACCGCCCGGGTCCGGCTCGCCTACTCCCACGACCGGTTGACCCTCACGGTCACCGACGACGGAGGCACCGTCCGATCCGCCCCGCCCACACCGCCGGTCCCGGGCGGCGGCTTCGGTCTCGTCGGCATGCGCGAACGCGCCCAGTCCGTGGGCGGCCGCCTGCGGGCCGGACCCCGTCCCGGGGGAGGCTTCGAGGTCAGGGCCGAACTCCCGTTGAGCGAGACCGCCTTGGCGATCCGTCCCTGCCCGGGCACCAGGGCCTGTCCGGCGGACAGGCCCTAA
- a CDS encoding sensor histidine kinase produces MGTTVRQAARATIQLGRAAVLAFGSIIFITVLLCTTVATLVVVGAGLLPETVLLVRRFAGSKRRQVAEWTGREIPEAYQRIEGPLRRRMRTAVRDPGTFNDLRWMVAHYAYGFLGVLALPLWPAGLLVDGVRQGVLGRSPLVLPLISRLADLDAAWSTNLLKPSPKALLAERVEELTETRAGAVAAHEAELRRIERDLQEGTQARLVSLSLRIGIAKRAYERDPDAARKLLDDAQDQAEEALTELRHVVRGIHPPILTDRGLVGAARALAASSGLDVTMDVDGLEDGAQSGVRAPAAIEAAAYFVLAEALTNAGKHSASERAAVRLARTPTGLSVVVRDEGRGGADEAAGSGLLGMRRRVAALDGAVRLTSPVGGPTVIEVDLPYAW; encoded by the coding sequence ATGGGTACGACGGTGCGGCAGGCAGCGCGAGCCACCATCCAATTGGGACGGGCCGCCGTACTGGCGTTCGGCTCGATCATCTTCATCACGGTGCTGCTGTGCACGACGGTCGCCACCCTCGTGGTGGTCGGTGCCGGACTGCTGCCCGAGACGGTGCTCCTGGTGCGCCGCTTCGCCGGTTCCAAGCGGCGCCAGGTCGCCGAGTGGACGGGCCGGGAGATTCCCGAGGCGTACCAGCGCATCGAGGGCCCGCTCCGTCGGCGGATGCGCACGGCGGTCCGAGACCCGGGCACCTTCAACGACCTGCGCTGGATGGTCGCCCACTACGCCTACGGCTTCCTGGGCGTCCTCGCGCTGCCGCTGTGGCCTGCGGGCCTGCTCGTCGACGGCGTACGGCAGGGTGTGCTGGGCCGTTCACCGCTGGTCCTGCCGCTGATCAGCCGTCTCGCGGACCTCGACGCCGCCTGGTCCACCAACCTGCTCAAGCCCTCACCCAAGGCGCTGCTCGCGGAGCGGGTCGAGGAACTGACCGAGACCCGGGCGGGCGCGGTCGCCGCGCACGAGGCCGAACTGCGCCGCATCGAGCGGGACCTGCAGGAGGGTACACAGGCGCGGCTGGTGTCGCTCTCCCTGCGGATCGGTATCGCCAAACGGGCGTACGAACGCGACCCGGACGCCGCCCGCAAACTCCTCGACGACGCCCAGGACCAGGCCGAAGAGGCGCTGACCGAACTGCGTCACGTCGTCCGTGGCATCCACCCGCCGATCCTCACCGACCGTGGTCTCGTCGGGGCGGCGCGGGCGCTCGCGGCGAGCAGCGGGCTCGACGTGACCATGGACGTGGACGGTCTGGAGGACGGGGCGCAGAGCGGGGTCCGGGCCCCCGCGGCGATCGAGGCGGCCGCGTACTTCGTGCTGGCCGAGGCCCTGACGAACGCGGGCAAGCACAGCGCCTCGGAGCGGGCGGCGGTACGGCTCGCCCGTACACCGACGGGGTTGAGCGTGGTCGTCCGTGACGAGGGCCGCGGCGGCGCCGACGAGGCGGCCGGTTCGGGACTGCTCGGCATGCGACGGCGGGTCGCCGCGCTCGACGGGGCCGTGCGACTGACCAGCCCTGTCGGGGGGCCGACGGTGATCGAGGTGGACCTGCCGTACGCGTGGTGA
- a CDS encoding intradiol ring-cleavage dioxygenase, protein MTRSHKDTSVTRRRALAVTGGTVAAGGLAVAGYQSAFADETTTAADAVATASATSTSSGQCVLMSSVTEGPYYLDGALVRKDITEGKGGVPLTLRITVQDTTDSCGPVAGAAVEIWHCDAWGYYSGYTTANPGGSAPAESEDGSTADDQTYLRGYQVANANGVVKFETIFPGWYTPRTTHIHVKVHTGGEKADGTYEGGKVNFTGQLFFDDDIAAEVQALEPYSKHTGSYTKLADDMVYDGGGASSGLLILKPVHKKDPSKGFKGSIILGIDPDAESTGAGSGGGGTPPSGAPSGAPTGTPPSGAPSDSASPSASASSSS, encoded by the coding sequence ATGACGAGAAGCCACAAAGACACATCGGTCACCCGGCGCCGTGCGCTCGCGGTGACGGGCGGCACGGTCGCCGCGGGCGGGCTCGCGGTGGCGGGCTACCAATCGGCGTTCGCCGACGAGACGACCACCGCCGCCGACGCCGTGGCGACCGCCTCGGCGACCTCCACCAGCAGCGGCCAGTGCGTGCTGATGTCCAGCGTCACGGAGGGGCCGTACTACCTCGACGGCGCTCTGGTGCGCAAGGACATCACCGAGGGCAAGGGCGGCGTCCCGCTGACGCTGCGCATCACGGTGCAGGACACCACCGACTCCTGCGGCCCGGTCGCGGGCGCGGCCGTGGAGATCTGGCACTGCGACGCCTGGGGCTACTACTCCGGCTACACCACCGCCAACCCCGGCGGCTCCGCGCCCGCCGAGAGCGAGGACGGCTCGACCGCCGACGACCAGACGTATCTGCGCGGCTATCAGGTCGCCAACGCCAACGGGGTCGTCAAGTTCGAGACGATCTTCCCCGGCTGGTACACGCCCCGCACCACGCACATCCACGTCAAGGTGCACACCGGCGGCGAGAAGGCGGACGGCACCTACGAGGGCGGCAAGGTCAACTTCACCGGCCAGCTCTTCTTCGACGACGACATCGCCGCCGAGGTCCAGGCCCTGGAGCCGTACTCCAAGCACACCGGCAGCTACACCAAGCTCGCCGACGACATGGTGTACGACGGCGGCGGCGCCTCCAGCGGGCTGCTCATCCTGAAGCCGGTCCACAAGAAGGACCCGTCCAAGGGCTTCAAGGGGTCCATCATCCTGGGCATCGACCCCGACGCCGAGAGCACCGGCGCGGGCAGCGGTGGCGGTGGGACGCCCCCGAGCGGTGCGCCGAGCGGCGCTCCGACCGGTACGCCGCCGAGCGGCGCCCCGAGTGACAGTGCCAGTCCGTCCGCCTCGGCGTCCTCGTCCTCTTAG
- a CDS encoding triphosphoribosyl-dephospho-CoA synthase, giving the protein MSSREDETLAWAAVAALTGQLELTPKPGLPDPRDLGARATRRDLCSLRWSAKALTPGLAAMAAAARRTGRPTPELRTELGAIGRSTEHSVTLAGGGHRGALWVLGFLVAAAALDPGAKGAAVAATAKRIAAHPDRRAPRRPSRGSSMSAKYGAAGARGEARAGFPHVRRALDALAASRSAGASEPYARLDALLTVMSTLQDTELLYTAGPHGLRHVQAGARGVLEAGGTATEAGRAALAAFDDDLHTRAWSPRGTGGLLAGALFVDSLPVVVSSPVRVAA; this is encoded by the coding sequence ATGAGCAGCCGCGAGGACGAGACGCTGGCGTGGGCCGCCGTGGCCGCGCTGACAGGGCAACTGGAGCTCACCCCCAAGCCCGGCCTGCCCGATCCGCGCGATCTCGGGGCCCGGGCGACCCGTCGGGACCTGTGTTCCCTGCGCTGGTCGGCCAAGGCACTGACGCCCGGCCTCGCGGCCATGGCGGCCGCCGCCCGCCGCACCGGCCGGCCCACGCCCGAACTCCGCACGGAACTGGGCGCGATCGGCCGGTCCACCGAACACTCGGTGACGCTGGCGGGCGGTGGCCACCGCGGGGCGCTGTGGGTCCTGGGCTTCCTGGTCGCGGCGGCGGCCCTGGACCCAGGGGCCAAGGGTGCCGCGGTCGCCGCCACCGCCAAGCGGATCGCGGCGCACCCCGACCGGCGGGCGCCCCGGCGGCCTTCCCGGGGGTCGTCCATGTCCGCGAAGTACGGCGCGGCCGGGGCGCGGGGTGAGGCACGCGCCGGATTCCCGCACGTACGGCGGGCGTTGGACGCGCTCGCCGCCTCGCGCTCCGCCGGTGCGTCCGAGCCGTACGCCCGGCTCGACGCCCTCCTCACCGTCATGTCCACCCTTCAGGACACCGAGTTGCTGTACACGGCGGGCCCGCACGGGCTCCGGCACGTCCAGGCGGGTGCCCGGGGCGTGCTGGAGGCGGGCGGTACGGCGACGGAGGCCGGCCGCGCGGCTCTGGCCGCCTTCGACGACGACCTCCACACGCGCGCGTGGAGCCCCCGTGGCACGGGGGGACTGCTCGCCGGCGCCCTGTTCGTGGACTCGCTTCCGGTGGTGGTCAGTTCACCGGTACGGGTTGCTGCCTGA
- a CDS encoding MFS transporter → MTNPAASAQSSRLVPPPGPQRVLALAQLTNSVGDGAYYVTSALYFTHVVGLAPARVGLGLTVAWAIGSLVGVPLGRLADRRGPRGTAVLLALATGAAVASFLVVRGFLPFVLAACAYASAQSGLGAARQALLAGLIPAGERTGLLAHLQSTLNAGLAVGAGLGGLALHAGTRHAYLGVFALDAVSFLLCAGVLLRLPSVPRVTVRRGHGAGVLRDRPYVLVTFLNTVLLLRMPLLSLGVPLWITERTQAPAWLVSALFVLNTGAVMFFQVRMARGVTGLAPATRAIRRSGLMMLVSCAVFALSAGVSAWVAVGVLVAGAVLQVVAEMQQSAGSWQVGFGLAPADRMGEYQGFFGTGVTVARTAGPLVLTALLVGWGTPGWLLLGGLMLGASYGMGPAVRWAATREVTAHRRDRNQDRDQDRDQDRNQGQDQDRVRQQPVPVN, encoded by the coding sequence ATGACGAATCCGGCAGCATCCGCGCAGTCGAGCCGCCTCGTCCCGCCCCCGGGGCCGCAACGCGTCCTGGCCCTCGCCCAGCTGACCAACTCCGTGGGCGACGGCGCCTATTACGTGACCTCCGCGCTGTACTTCACCCACGTCGTGGGACTGGCCCCCGCGCGAGTGGGGCTCGGACTGACCGTCGCCTGGGCGATCGGCTCTCTCGTGGGCGTACCGCTGGGGCGGCTCGCCGACCGGCGCGGGCCGCGTGGCACGGCGGTGCTGCTGGCCCTTGCGACCGGAGCGGCGGTGGCGTCCTTCCTGGTCGTCCGCGGCTTCCTGCCCTTCGTCCTCGCGGCCTGCGCGTACGCCTCCGCGCAGTCGGGGCTCGGGGCGGCCCGGCAGGCGCTGCTCGCCGGGCTGATACCGGCCGGGGAGCGGACCGGGCTGCTCGCCCATCTTCAGTCGACCCTCAACGCCGGCCTGGCGGTGGGGGCGGGCCTCGGCGGCCTCGCACTGCACGCCGGAACACGGCACGCGTATCTCGGGGTGTTCGCGCTGGACGCGGTGAGCTTCCTGCTCTGCGCGGGTGTGCTGCTGCGGTTGCCGTCCGTGCCGCGAGTGACCGTACGACGCGGTCACGGGGCCGGTGTCCTGCGCGACCGCCCGTACGTGCTCGTCACGTTCCTCAACACCGTGCTGCTGCTGCGGATGCCGCTGCTCAGTCTGGGCGTCCCGCTGTGGATCACCGAGCGCACCCAGGCGCCCGCCTGGCTGGTCTCCGCGCTGTTCGTCCTCAACACCGGTGCGGTGATGTTCTTCCAGGTGCGGATGGCGCGCGGTGTCACGGGCCTCGCCCCGGCCACGCGCGCGATACGCCGTTCCGGACTCATGATGCTGGTGTCCTGCGCGGTCTTCGCGCTGTCGGCCGGTGTCTCGGCGTGGGTCGCGGTCGGGGTCCTGGTGGCGGGCGCGGTGCTCCAGGTCGTCGCCGAGATGCAGCAGTCCGCAGGCTCCTGGCAGGTGGGCTTCGGCCTCGCCCCGGCCGACCGCATGGGCGAGTACCAGGGCTTCTTCGGCACGGGCGTCACGGTGGCGCGCACCGCGGGTCCGCTGGTCCTGACCGCGCTGCTGGTGGGCTGGGGCACGCCGGGATGGCTGCTGCTGGGGGGACTGATGCTAGGGGCTTCGTACGGGATGGGCCCGGCGGTGCGGTGGGCCGCCACACGCGAGGTGACCGCCCACCGCCGGGACCGGAATCAGGACCGGGACCAGGACCGGGACCAGGACCGGAATCAGGGCCAGGACCAGGACCGGGTCAGGCAGCAACCCGTACCGGTGAACTGA
- a CDS encoding PLP-dependent aminotransferase family protein: protein MGDDFWSGVGVDLHLEPDVAAGRRTGLERALRDAVRDGRLAPGTRLPPTRRLAAELGISRGTAKGAYDQLVAEGYLTARQGSGTEVAVLPADAVSEAVGAPRARAPRFDLRPGSPDVGTFPAAAWLRALRRAIATAPSLAYDYGDPRGRIELRTALSGYLGRARGVIAPPERIVITSGYVQGLALLTRVLDGGVVAMEDPGLPFHRDVVRRGGGTVVPLKVDERGACAGELTSSQADAVVVTPAHQYPTGVTLHPERRRALTDWARARGGLIVEDDYDGEFRYDRQPVGALQGMAPGQVAYLGTASKTLGPALRLGWMVLPPHLVDAVTDVKLHSDHHTESIGQLALAEMITSHAYDRHVRACRLRYRRRRDQLLDRLGARRSVRGIAAGLHALVDVADEAEVLARAEEEGLAVGHLGEHWHERGEGRPQGLVVGYGTPRERIYPEALEALGRVLDGSQGVSGGSQLGRKKV from the coding sequence GTGGGCGACGACTTCTGGTCCGGTGTCGGGGTGGATCTGCATCTGGAGCCGGACGTGGCCGCGGGGCGCAGGACCGGGCTCGAACGGGCTCTGCGGGACGCGGTGCGCGACGGACGGCTCGCTCCGGGCACACGATTGCCCCCGACCCGGCGGCTCGCGGCCGAACTCGGCATCTCGCGCGGAACGGCCAAGGGGGCGTACGACCAACTGGTCGCCGAGGGGTACCTGACGGCCCGGCAGGGGTCGGGCACCGAGGTCGCGGTGCTTCCCGCGGACGCCGTGTCGGAGGCCGTCGGGGCTCCCCGCGCGCGTGCGCCCCGTTTCGATCTGCGGCCCGGCAGCCCGGACGTCGGTACGTTCCCGGCCGCGGCGTGGCTGCGGGCACTGCGCCGCGCGATCGCGACGGCGCCCTCCCTGGCGTACGACTACGGGGACCCGCGCGGCCGGATCGAACTGCGGACGGCGCTCTCGGGCTACCTGGGACGGGCCCGGGGCGTGATCGCGCCGCCCGAGCGGATCGTGATCACCTCGGGGTACGTGCAGGGGCTCGCGCTCCTCACGCGTGTGCTGGACGGCGGGGTGGTGGCGATGGAGGACCCCGGGCTCCCGTTCCACCGGGACGTGGTGCGGCGGGGCGGGGGCACGGTGGTGCCGCTGAAGGTGGACGAACGAGGCGCCTGCGCGGGGGAGTTGACTTCCTCGCAGGCGGACGCGGTCGTCGTCACGCCCGCCCATCAGTACCCGACCGGGGTGACCCTGCACCCCGAGCGGCGGCGGGCGCTCACCGACTGGGCACGCGCGAGGGGCGGGCTGATCGTCGAGGACGACTACGACGGTGAGTTCCGCTACGACCGGCAACCCGTCGGCGCCCTCCAGGGCATGGCACCGGGGCAGGTCGCCTACCTGGGTACGGCGTCCAAGACGCTCGGACCCGCGCTGCGGCTCGGCTGGATGGTGCTGCCGCCGCACCTGGTCGACGCGGTGACCGACGTGAAGCTGCACAGCGACCATCACACCGAGTCCATCGGCCAGTTGGCGCTGGCCGAGATGATCACCAGCCACGCGTACGACCGTCATGTGCGCGCCTGCCGGCTGCGATACCGGCGGCGCCGGGACCAGCTGCTCGACCGGCTTGGGGCGCGCAGGAGCGTACGCGGTATCGCTGCCGGGCTGCACGCGCTGGTGGACGTGGCGGACGAGGCGGAGGTATTGGCGCGGGCGGAGGAGGAGGGGCTCGCCGTCGGGCATCTCGGCGAGCACTGGCACGAGCGCGGCGAGGGGCGCCCTCAGGGCTTGGTCGTGGGCTACGGAACTCCCCGGGAGCGCATCTATCCGGAAGCGCTGGAGGCGTTGGGGCGAGTGCTGGACGGGAGCCAGGGGGTGTCGGGCGGGAGTCAATTGGGCCGCAAAAAGGTGTGA
- a CDS encoding aminopeptidase P family protein → MSEALNPETPEAVLDDAADEAGEEEPIKQRKNGLYPGVSDELAENMKSGWADTELRGLTPIAQAECTAARRAALSARFPGERLVIPAGNLKTRSNDTDYPFRASVEYAYLTGNLTEDGVLVLEPTTDGHKATIYLLPRSDRENGEFWLSGQGELWVGRRHSLTEAEQLYGIPASDVRELADKLREATGPVRVVRGYDAGIEAALTDKVTAERDEELRVFLSEARLIKDDFEAGELQKAVDSTVRGFEDVVKVLDKAEATSERYIEGTFFLRARVEGNDIGYGSICAAGPHACTLHWVRNDGPVRSGDLLLLDAGVETHTLYTADVTRTLPVNGRYSEIQKKIYDAVYEAQEAGIAAVQPGAKYRDFHDAAQHVLAEKLVEWGLVEGPVERVLELGLQRRWTLHGTGHMLGMDVHDCAAARTETYVDSTLEPGMCLTVEPGLYFQADDLTVPEEYRGIGVRIEDDILVTEDGNRNLSAGLPRRSDEVETWMAALKG, encoded by the coding sequence GTGTCGGAGGCGCTCAACCCGGAGACCCCGGAAGCCGTGCTCGACGATGCCGCTGACGAAGCGGGCGAAGAAGAGCCGATCAAGCAGCGCAAGAACGGCCTGTACCCGGGCGTGTCCGACGAGCTCGCCGAGAACATGAAGTCCGGATGGGCCGACACCGAGCTGCGCGGCCTCACGCCGATCGCGCAGGCCGAGTGCACCGCCGCCCGCCGCGCCGCGCTCTCCGCGCGCTTCCCGGGCGAGCGCCTGGTGATCCCGGCGGGCAACCTGAAGACCCGCTCGAACGACACGGACTACCCCTTCCGCGCCTCGGTCGAGTACGCGTACCTCACCGGCAACCTGACCGAGGACGGCGTCCTGGTCCTGGAGCCCACCACCGACGGGCACAAGGCGACGATCTACCTGCTGCCGCGCTCCGACCGCGAGAACGGCGAGTTCTGGCTGTCCGGGCAGGGCGAGCTGTGGGTCGGCCGCCGCCACTCCCTCACCGAGGCCGAACAGCTGTACGGCATCCCCGCCTCCGACGTGCGCGAGCTGGCCGACAAGCTGCGCGAGGCCACCGGACCGGTCCGGGTCGTGCGCGGCTACGACGCCGGCATCGAGGCGGCCCTGACCGACAAGGTCACCGCCGAGCGCGACGAGGAGCTGCGGGTCTTCCTCTCCGAGGCGCGGCTGATCAAGGACGACTTCGAGGCCGGCGAGCTGCAGAAGGCCGTCGACTCGACGGTGCGCGGCTTCGAGGACGTCGTGAAGGTCCTGGACAAGGCCGAGGCGACCAGCGAGCGCTACATCGAGGGCACCTTCTTCCTGCGCGCCCGGGTCGAGGGCAACGACATCGGCTACGGCTCGATCTGCGCCGCCGGCCCGCACGCCTGCACGCTGCACTGGGTGCGCAACGACGGGCCCGTGCGCTCCGGAGACCTGCTGCTGCTCGACGCGGGCGTGGAGACGCACACGCTCTACACCGCCGACGTCACGCGCACGCTGCCGGTCAACGGCCGCTACAGCGAGATCCAGAAGAAGATCTACGACGCCGTGTACGAGGCCCAGGAGGCCGGTATCGCGGCCGTGCAGCCCGGTGCCAAGTACCGCGACTTCCACGACGCCGCGCAGCACGTGCTGGCCGAGAAGCTCGTCGAGTGGGGTCTGGTCGAGGGTCCGGTCGAGCGTGTCCTGGAGCTGGGTCTGCAGCGCCGCTGGACCCTGCACGGCACCGGCCACATGCTCGGCATGGACGTCCACGACTGCGCCGCCGCACGGACCGAGACGTACGTGGACAGCACGCTGGAGCCGGGCATGTGCCTGACCGTCGAGCCGGGCCTGTACTTCCAGGCGGACGACCTGACCGTCCCCGAGGAGTACCGGGGCATCGGCGTGCGCATCGAGGACGACATCCTGGTGACCGAGGACGGCAACCGGAACCTGTCGGCGGGGCTGCCGCGCCGCTCCGACGAGGTCGAGACGTGGATGGCGGCCCTGAAGGGCTGA